From Dehalococcoidia bacterium, one genomic window encodes:
- a CDS encoding competence/damage-inducible protein A: MKAEILSIGTEILLGEITDTNAAYLAGQLPLLGIDLYRVTQVGDNQTRIVEALHQAWDRSDLIIATGGLGPTEDDLTREAIAEMLHQEMAVDPALEDWLKGVFHRLGREMPARNLKQATLIPSARAIPNPTGTAPGWWVRQGSKMILAMPGPPGEMKQMWEKEIKPELQKLSSAIICSQTLKIWGLGESKVDEMISPLLSSTNPTIGVYAKLTGIEVRVTAKASSRKEAEKMIVPLEKKIRSILGDHIWGTGDEILEKMVGDLLRRRGLTLATMESCTGGLLANLITDVPGSSDYFKGGLVAYSNEAKVAFGVDRQLIIRYGAVSSNVAEAMAVAAKTRLGASIGIGTTGVAGPDELEGKPVGTVYIGITDGEITRSIHVAFPQHRPRIKRYAAMGALFALRRLLLEKTHN, translated from the coding sequence GTGAAAGCGGAGATACTCTCCATCGGCACCGAGATCCTCCTCGGCGAGATTACGGACACCAATGCCGCCTATCTTGCCGGACAATTACCTCTTCTGGGTATCGATCTCTACCGGGTCACCCAGGTCGGCGATAATCAAACGAGAATCGTCGAAGCCCTTCACCAGGCCTGGGATCGCTCTGACCTGATCATCGCCACCGGAGGACTCGGCCCTACCGAAGATGATCTGACGCGCGAGGCGATCGCCGAAATGCTCCACCAGGAGATGGCGGTTGATCCTGCTCTGGAGGATTGGCTGAAAGGGGTATTCCATCGGCTGGGACGCGAAATGCCGGCAAGGAATCTCAAGCAAGCTACTCTAATACCATCGGCACGAGCAATCCCTAACCCCACCGGTACCGCTCCCGGTTGGTGGGTAAGACAAGGCAGCAAGATGATCCTGGCCATGCCGGGCCCTCCGGGAGAGATGAAGCAGATGTGGGAGAAGGAAATCAAGCCTGAACTCCAGAAGCTCAGCTCAGCCATCATCTGCTCTCAGACACTCAAAATATGGGGGCTTGGAGAATCGAAGGTCGACGAAATGATCAGCCCTCTGCTCTCTTCAACCAATCCCACCATCGGCGTCTATGCCAAACTCACCGGCATCGAAGTGCGCGTGACAGCCAAAGCCTCCAGCCGGAAAGAGGCAGAAAAGATGATCGTCCCATTGGAAAAGAAAATCCGATCCATCCTTGGCGATCACATCTGGGGCACCGGCGACGAAATCCTGGAAAAAATGGTGGGCGACTTGCTCCGCAGGCGGGGGTTAACATTAGCAACGATGGAGTCATGCACCGGAGGACTACTGGCCAATCTGATCACCGATGTCCCGGGAAGCTCCGATTACTTCAAAGGAGGCTTGGTAGCCTATTCCAACGAGGCCAAAGTGGCTTTCGGGGTTGACCGGCAACTGATCATCCGATACGGAGCAGTCAGTTCAAACGTTGCTGAAGCAATGGCTGTGGCAGCGAAGACTCGTTTGGGCGCCAGCATCGGCATCGGAACAACGGGAGTGGCAGGACCGGATGAACTCGAGGGGAAGCCTGTGGGTACAGTCTACATCGGAATCACAGATGGAGAAATAACACGATCAATACACGTTGCTTTTCCACAGCACCGTCCAAGAATCAAACGCTATGCAGCCATGGGGGCCCTCTTTGCGCTGAGGCGCCTTTTGCTGGAGAAGACTCACAATTGA